DNA sequence from the Geobacter sp. AOG2 genome:
AAAATCCTGAATGCCTTGGCGGAACCGGAGCAGAGCGTTGAGGATGCCTGCCTCGTGAAGTACGAGCTGGCATTGGTCTTGGAAGCCCAAGGACAAAATGAGAGGGTTGCCGAGTTGATGGCGGAGATCGATTCGGTGAATGCTGAGTTTCGCGACGTCCATGAACGCCTCAAGAATGCCGGCGGTTCCCTTGAATTCTCCGATGAGGAATTGCAGGACTTTGAACTGAAGTGACCGAACCGTGACCGGACGGGACACGGTTCGGTTGCTGGAAGCTATTGCTGAGAACCCTCCGCGGTACTCGCAATCGCGACTAACAGTTTGTTATGTCTTAGCGGCTTCGTTCCGGACGTCTGGCCTCCGGTCTTCCCCGTGATGTTTATCAATTGCCTTCTAGTTTTTGAAACGGAAAAGGAAGGATGGGGCCTTTATCCTGAGAGGAGCAATGAAGGTTTTCTGATCGAAGTTGGCCGGTAGGGGGGGGAAGGGTGCCACCGCTTTGATAGCATCCATGAGGACCTGATCGGCTTCCCGCGATCCCGTTCCCTGATATATCCTTTGTGAGACGATGGAGCCATCAAGCCCCAGGTACAATTCGATGATTCCATCCCGGCGGATTGGTTCTTTCAGCCCTTCGGCCCGTTTCCACCACTCACGGTTGATCTTCTCCACCAGTTCGAAATAATATCCGCGGATGTCCTCCCGAAGCGAACGGCCTTCCGCCAAGCTGCTGACATAGCCATAGGTCATGCCGAACCCCAATGGGGTGGCCATCAGTTTTTTCATCCCCTCGGAACTATTTTCCTGGGTTGACACTTGTGCGGCAGGAGAGGGCTGTAAAGAATTTTCGTCCGGTGAAGCATCGGATGGGGATTCAGTTTCAGGCGGCGCGGGAGCAAGCAAGGGGCTCGCCGGTTTTGGTGGGCTGATTATTGGAGTAAGTGGAACGCTTTCGACCAGTATACCGCTTATAACCGGTGCGCGCCGGGTCGCACTCCCGGCCGCGATGATAAAGACAATCGCCAGCAAGTGCAGCATGAGCGAGATTACCAATGCGTAACCCATCCAGCGTTTGCGGGGGGGGGAGCCTATTTCCGGCGATAGAGTGTCGGGCATCTGAGAATGCATCATAGTGTGATAGGGAATGGATACGGTTCTGAAAAGTATTGAATCTAAAGTCACCCTATCATATCCGTAGCGCCGAGGGAAGGTGTTACTAATTTTCGGAAGGAGGGGGGAGCATGAAACGTACGCTTGTCATCACCCTGTTCATGATGATCATCGCCTTGCCCGTGGTTCCTGTCTTTGCGGCTGAACTTCTGGATGTCAAGCCGGTGGTTGCGGGGAACGATCTGATTGTGGAGATACTTGCCGACATCCCCATGACTTACACCTATTACAAGGTACCGGGGCAGGCGCGGGCGGTTGTGGATATTGCCGATGCCGACCCGGAGAAAGTTGAGCCGTTGATCGTCGTCAACAAGGGTGTTGTTTCCAGTATTAGTGTGGATAAGGCCCAGATAGCAGGGATGGTGGTCAGTCGGGTGATATTCAATCTCGTATCGGATGCGGATATTTCTGCCACGGCTTCGGCTGATCGAAAGAAATTGAGTGTGACCTTTGTCGGTGGCAAGCCGGCTATCGACGGTTTGGGAAAGCCGGCAGTTCCTCTTGCGGGATCCGTTTCGGCACCGATATCGCCCTCTGACGGCGTTTCTGCTGCGGCGATACCGGCGGCGATAACAAAAAATGAAACTGATCCATTAGGACTGGATGAACCTTCAACCGCAACCACGATGAGCGACCCGGCAGCACATGTCGTAGACGTGCCGGCACCCTCAACCGCACTGCCGAAGATCGTACCTGCTCCCACCGCTTCCGTGAAGCTGGAACCGGTGGTGCCTGCCAGCGCTCCACATCGCAAACACACGGTGATTAGGGCAATAAAGGTAGGAACATCGTATGTTGACATCGAAGCAAACGATCGTTTGGAGGTTTTTGAACAGATGAAACTGACCCAGCCGAATCGCCTGGTCATTGACGTGTCCGGTGCGACGAGCCCATTGAACACGAAGGACATCGCGGTCCGCCGGTTCGGTCTCAAGCAGGTGAGAATCGGTCGTTACTCCGACCATATCCGTATTGTTTTTGATGCCGGTAGTTCGCCGTTCCCGAATTATAAGATCAATCCGACGGCCAAGGGCCTGAGGGTCAGTTTTAAATAGCGGCCAAGCATGACCAACTGAAAGAATTGTTTTTCAAGAGGTGACGCGTTGGGCTAGTTACGGAGCGCAGAGGCGTCGTGACGTCTTTTGACGCGAAAACGGGCCTGGAAGCTGGCGGCCGTAATACCGTCCTCGTCCACGATGGCCACCGTTCCGGTAATATCCCTTTCACTTTTCTCGGTCACCTCGGCAATTCCACGTATTGTTCCCCACCGTACCGGGCTTTTGAAGAACATGGTCATTTCGATAGTTGCAAATTGAGTCCCTTCGGGAAGCAGCGTCTTGATGGCAATGGCGAGCGCCGTATCTGCCAGCGAGGTTATGGCGCCGCCGTGCATGAGTCCTGCACCCTGGCAATGGGCCACACGGAACGGCATGGAGAGCACTGCTTTGCCTTCTGAAGCCTCGTCAATGGTCATCCCGAGATACGATTCAAATGGTGCCAAGGTTATCCAATCCGGCAGGTGAAAGGGGAGGGGAGCGTCTTTGACCATGGGTAGCGAGTAGTGAGGTTCGTGCATGGGATTGGGCCCTTGCATACAGAAAAGAGTACCCGGATACGGATACTCTTTTTAAATGGCGGGGTTGACGGGGCTCGAACCCGCGACTTCCAGCGTGACAGGCTGGCACTCTAACCGACTGAGCTACAACCCCAATAAAACGACTATTGGATGAAACAAGGAGGGTCAAAAACAGGAACCCATCTTATAACAATCCGCCGTTTCTTTGTCAATAAAAAATGGTAGCGGGACGAAAAGTTACACAATAAAAAAGGACTTAAGCCAATCAGCTTTAAGTCCTTTTTAATTGGTGGGCGAAACAGGGATCGAACCTGTGACATCCAGCTTGTAAGGCTGGCGCTCTCCCAGCTGAGCTATTCGCCCTAATCTTTATGGCGGGGTTGACGGGGCTCGAACCCGCGACTTCCAGCGTGACAGGCTGGCACTCTAACCGACTGAGCTACAACCCCGTAGTCTTCGGCGTACTACGCGTACGGAATTACTTCTTGCTGTTGACGGCTTCCTTGAGGGTTTTGCCGGGCTTGAACTTGGGCACGACAGCAGCCGGGATGTTGATCTTCTTGCCGGTCTGGGGATTCTGACCCTTGCGGGCGGCTCTTTTGGCGGTGGAGAAGGTGCCAAAACCGACCAAGCTCAGTTTGTCACCTTTTTTGAGGGCACCGGTTACGGTGGTGATGAAAGCAGCAACGGCTTTTTCAGCTTCAACCTTTTTCAGCCCAGCTTTCTCAGCTACTGCGCTAATCAGTTCAGATTTTGTCACGTTACACCTCCTATTTTGTTATAGAGAATACAAAGCGAGTCAGTGTTTATCAGATTCCCAAGAAGACTGTCAAGAGAATTTTCGCGCAAACTGCCCTATTTAAGGGGCATTAGAGCACCTTTTGCGGCGCAAAGTACGATAAAATAACGTTTTCAAGAATTACTTTGTTGTTAACTATATGTAATTAAAGGTGTTTTGTCTTGAAAGCCCGGCACCTTACGCTGCATCATTAACCTGTT
Encoded proteins:
- a CDS encoding TonB C-terminal domain-containing protein is translated as MKKLMATPLGFGMTYGYVSSLAEGRSLREDIRGYYFELVEKINREWWKRAEGLKEPIRRDGIIELYLGLDGSIVSQRIYQGTGSREADQVLMDAIKAVAPFPPLPANFDQKTFIAPLRIKAPSFLFRFKN
- a CDS encoding AMIN domain-containing protein: MKRTLVITLFMMIIALPVVPVFAAELLDVKPVVAGNDLIVEILADIPMTYTYYKVPGQARAVVDIADADPEKVEPLIVVNKGVVSSISVDKAQIAGMVVSRVIFNLVSDADISATASADRKKLSVTFVGGKPAIDGLGKPAVPLAGSVSAPISPSDGVSAAAIPAAITKNETDPLGLDEPSTATTMSDPAAHVVDVPAPSTALPKIVPAPTASVKLEPVVPASAPHRKHTVIRAIKVGTSYVDIEANDRLEVFEQMKLTQPNRLVIDVSGATSPLNTKDIAVRRFGLKQVRIGRYSDHIRIVFDAGSSPFPNYKINPTAKGLRVSFK
- a CDS encoding PaaI family thioesterase, translated to MHEPHYSLPMVKDAPLPFHLPDWITLAPFESYLGMTIDEASEGKAVLSMPFRVAHCQGAGLMHGGAITSLADTALAIAIKTLLPEGTQFATIEMTMFFKSPVRWGTIRGIAEVTEKSERDITGTVAIVDEDGITAASFQARFRVKRRHDASALRN
- a CDS encoding HU family DNA-binding protein, with the protein product MTKSELISAVAEKAGLKKVEAEKAVAAFITTVTGALKKGDKLSLVGFGTFSTAKRAARKGQNPQTGKKINIPAAVVPKFKPGKTLKEAVNSKK